In the Natronolimnobius baerhuensis genome, one interval contains:
- a CDS encoding HypE family hydrogenase expression/formation protein — protein sequence MSDLGKIDRQFFEQHIAPNLGAEREDVAIGPQHGVDFGVIDVSGQALVTATDPISILPALGLERAARFALDLILADVAVSGVAPSHLSICFTLPESMTNDDFATVWETIHAECADLGVAVVTGHTARYSDPTHPWIGAATAMGVGNHEDIIRPDGARPGDRLLLTTGPAAESVGLLSTLFGEQIDLPDETIADAQARLEDVHCVRDALTAAASGPVTAMHDVTEGGLAGALNEMADGAGVRFDIDRAAVPMQPGVQAVCDALEIDPWTATSCGSLLIAVDAEGVEDVRRALEDRGTVVAEIGRVDDSAGETGRVVVDGETLEHPRVDPSWAAYAALGSAADDETN from the coding sequence GTGAGCGACCTCGGGAAAATCGACCGGCAATTCTTCGAACAGCATATCGCGCCGAATCTCGGCGCTGAACGCGAGGATGTAGCGATTGGTCCCCAGCACGGCGTCGACTTCGGCGTCATCGACGTGAGCGGGCAGGCGCTCGTGACCGCGACCGATCCGATCTCGATTCTTCCGGCGCTCGGCCTCGAGCGCGCGGCACGGTTTGCGCTCGATTTGATCCTTGCCGATGTGGCCGTCAGCGGCGTTGCGCCGTCACATCTCTCGATCTGTTTCACGTTACCGGAGTCGATGACGAACGACGACTTTGCGACCGTCTGGGAGACGATCCACGCGGAGTGTGCCGACCTCGGCGTTGCCGTTGTCACCGGCCACACGGCCCGCTACTCCGATCCCACCCATCCATGGATCGGCGCGGCAACCGCGATGGGCGTCGGCAACCACGAGGATATCATCCGCCCCGACGGCGCACGGCCCGGCGACCGACTCCTGCTGACGACCGGCCCCGCCGCGGAATCCGTGGGACTGCTGAGTACGCTCTTTGGCGAGCAGATTGACCTCCCAGACGAGACGATTGCGGACGCACAAGCGCGACTCGAGGACGTTCACTGCGTCCGAGATGCGCTCACGGCGGCCGCGTCGGGTCCGGTAACGGCGATGCATGACGTGACCGAAGGCGGTCTTGCAGGCGCGTTGAACGAGATGGCCGACGGCGCGGGCGTGCGATTCGACATCGACCGCGCAGCCGTCCCGATGCAACCCGGCGTGCAGGCGGTCTGTGACGCCCTCGAGATCGATCCCTGGACGGCGACCAGCTGTGGCTCGCTGCTGATCGCCGTCGACGCAGAGGGTGTCGAGGACGTGCGTCGGGCACTCGAGGACCGCGGCACAGTCGTTGCAGAAATCGGCCGTGTCGATGACTCCGCCGGAGAAACTGGGCGGGTTGTCGTCGACGGCGAGACGCTCGAGCATCCGCGCGTCGATCCGTCGTGGGCGGCGTACGCGGCGCTCGGGTCGGCTGCGGACGACGAGACGAACTGA
- a CDS encoding putative sulfate/molybdate transporter — MAYSFPRETDSDLEFSTSELTGALGDSVTVLPLIIALAATTSVSLPHVLVGFGVFQIIWGLYYGMPLSVEPMKALVGLAIVGSLSYPEFAAAGLLAGGVLLVVGKLGLVSHLERVVGEPVIRGVQFAVALLLLESAVGLSVGSPAVAVAGLAVVGLFALRGYRQSSVLVVLALGAVAAVAVAGIPTPRLPEATLFPAGTPTVSGAALEGTVAQLGMTIGNAAIATALLCGDLYDRDVSPDALSKSMGATCLAAIPVGGVPMCHGSGGLAGKYAFGARTAGANVLLGVGYLALALVATGALLAAFPTALLGVLLAVVALELGRAAFAPLEGSRALVLVISVGIIGLVVNVGLAFVLGAVVFWLLSR, encoded by the coding sequence ATGGCGTACTCGTTCCCTCGAGAGACGGATTCTGACCTCGAGTTCTCGACGTCGGAACTGACGGGTGCGCTAGGAGATTCGGTTACAGTCTTGCCGCTGATCATCGCGCTGGCTGCGACGACGAGTGTCTCCCTCCCCCATGTGCTGGTCGGCTTCGGCGTCTTTCAGATTATCTGGGGACTCTACTACGGAATGCCGCTCTCAGTCGAGCCGATGAAGGCGCTCGTGGGGCTGGCCATCGTCGGCTCGCTGTCGTACCCAGAATTCGCCGCCGCCGGTCTCCTCGCGGGCGGTGTCTTGCTCGTGGTCGGAAAACTCGGCCTCGTCTCCCACCTCGAGCGCGTCGTCGGCGAGCCGGTCATCCGCGGCGTTCAGTTCGCCGTCGCGCTCCTCCTCCTCGAGTCTGCAGTCGGGCTCTCAGTCGGCAGTCCCGCCGTCGCTGTGGCTGGACTCGCCGTCGTCGGCCTGTTTGCGCTCCGCGGCTATCGCCAGTCGAGCGTGCTGGTCGTGCTGGCACTCGGTGCCGTTGCGGCCGTCGCTGTTGCTGGCATCCCGACGCCTCGCCTTCCTGAAGCCACGCTCTTTCCGGCAGGCACGCCAACGGTTTCTGGGGCCGCACTCGAGGGCACTGTCGCCCAACTCGGCATGACGATTGGGAACGCAGCGATTGCGACCGCGCTGCTGTGTGGTGATCTCTACGACCGAGACGTCTCGCCCGACGCGCTCTCGAAGAGCATGGGCGCGACCTGTCTCGCGGCGATTCCGGTCGGCGGCGTGCCGATGTGTCACGGTAGCGGCGGCCTCGCCGGCAAGTACGCCTTCGGCGCGCGAACTGCCGGGGCGAACGTCCTGCTTGGGGTCGGCTACCTCGCGCTCGCGCTGGTCGCGACCGGCGCACTGCTTGCGGCGTTCCCAACTGCGCTGCTCGGCGTCTTGCTCGCCGTCGTCGCACTCGAGCTTGGCCGGGCTGCGTTCGCCCCGCTCGAGGGGAGCCGAGCGCTCGTCCTCGTCATCAGTGTCGGCATCATCGGACTCGTCGTCAACGTCGGACTGGCGTTCGTGCTCGGAGCTGTCGTGTTCTGGCTGCTCTCGAGGTGA
- a CDS encoding dihydrodipicolinate synthase family protein, whose product MALTQELAGITCPVVTPFDEAEQIDEDALRTLVNSLQSAGIDAVFPNGTTGEFASLSPDERRRVLEIVVDQVDGELPVVAGAGATSVPETLEYIDEAAEIGADAAVIVPPYFHTANSPAGNERYFEAIADESALPLLLYNIPACTGQEIAIDTVSAVADHENIIGLKDSSGDLEYFLGAMGATPGEFLHLQGYDSLLVPALRMGADGGVNALSNAVPGAFAELFDTAETDRGATLQAAIADLFEGCGAYGFAPASKAALEYRGVIPTDTVRPPLMTVPDEGRETIQAGVDGVLEQ is encoded by the coding sequence ATGGCACTCACGCAGGAACTCGCGGGAATCACATGCCCGGTCGTGACACCGTTTGACGAAGCCGAGCAAATCGACGAAGATGCACTCCGAACGCTCGTCAACTCACTGCAGTCGGCCGGTATTGACGCTGTCTTCCCGAACGGAACGACCGGCGAGTTCGCCAGTCTCTCACCCGACGAACGCCGGCGCGTCCTCGAGATCGTCGTCGACCAGGTCGACGGCGAACTCCCTGTCGTCGCTGGCGCGGGCGCAACCAGCGTTCCGGAGACTCTCGAGTACATCGACGAGGCCGCCGAAATCGGGGCCGACGCTGCCGTTATCGTCCCGCCGTACTTCCACACGGCGAACTCGCCAGCGGGCAATGAGCGCTATTTTGAGGCCATCGCCGACGAATCTGCGCTGCCGCTCCTACTGTACAATATTCCGGCTTGTACCGGCCAAGAAATCGCCATCGACACCGTCAGCGCCGTCGCCGACCACGAGAACATCATCGGGCTGAAGGACTCGAGTGGCGACCTCGAGTACTTCCTGGGAGCGATGGGAGCGACACCCGGCGAGTTTCTCCATCTCCAGGGCTACGACTCACTGCTCGTGCCGGCGCTGCGGATGGGAGCCGACGGCGGCGTGAACGCGCTGTCGAATGCGGTGCCGGGCGCGTTCGCCGAACTGTTCGACACTGCTGAGACTGACCGCGGCGCGACGCTGCAGGCGGCGATTGCCGACCTCTTCGAGGGCTGTGGCGCGTACGGCTTCGCCCCCGCCTCGAAAGCCGCGCTCGAGTATCGTGGCGTCATTCCGACCGATACCGTCCGCCCGCCGCTGATGACGGTTCCCGACGAGGGCCGCGAGACGATTCAGGCTGGCGTCGACGGCGTTCTCGAGCAGTAA
- the mutL gene encoding DNA mismatch repair endonuclease MutL — protein MTDAPDSRSRADASDSLEETAIRQLDENTVARIAAGEVVERPASAVKELLENSLDADASRVDVTVEAGGTDLIRVADDGHGMSEADLRAAVREHTTSKIDGLEDLESGVSTLGFRGEALHTIGSVSRLTIRSRPRADGEDATAGAGTELVYDAGEVERVEPTGCPEGTSVEVTELFANTPARRKFLKTTATEFAHVNRIVTRYALANPDVAISLTHDDREVFATTGQGDLQAAVLAVYGREVASSMIPVEATGDELPPGPLESVSGLVSHPETNRSSREYLATYVNDRAVTADAIREGIMGAYGTQLGGDRYPFVVCFLEVLGEAVDVNVHPRKREVRFDDDDAVRRQVDSAVESALLEHGLLRSGAPRGRSAPDEAQITPHQTATAETTSQESLPTESAPPTEQGGADADSSTGSDAESDSDSTSPTDSAVSGDTTAALSETADEPESADADNSATATASRADRTPETTSTAATEPPVTDSTATDSTVADPEVADSTATKPTKAATSGLESDSASESEPELDSSRKFDGPTEQQTLAGDEPASEAGEFDSLPSMRVLGQLHDTYLVCELPDGLALIDQHAADERVNYEQLRAAFEDEPAAQALASPVELELTALEAAAFEDAVDALERLGFYANRVDDRTVAVTTVPAVFAETLEPATLRDVLTSVIDGDHEAGAETVDALADEFLGDLACYPSVTGNTSLTEGSVVDLLSALDDCENPYACPHGRPVIVRIDGDELEDRFERDYPGHDASHYR, from the coding sequence ATGACTGACGCGCCGGATTCACGCTCACGCGCCGATGCGTCCGACTCTCTCGAGGAGACGGCGATTCGCCAACTCGACGAGAACACCGTCGCTCGGATCGCCGCCGGTGAGGTCGTCGAACGGCCCGCAAGCGCGGTCAAGGAACTGCTCGAGAACAGTCTCGACGCCGACGCCTCTCGAGTTGATGTGACCGTCGAAGCGGGCGGGACCGACCTGATCCGCGTCGCCGACGATGGCCACGGAATGAGTGAAGCCGACCTCCGCGCGGCTGTTCGCGAACATACGACGAGTAAGATAGACGGCCTTGAAGACCTCGAGTCGGGCGTGTCCACGCTTGGCTTTCGGGGCGAGGCGTTACATACGATTGGCTCCGTCTCGCGATTGACGATCCGGTCGCGACCGCGGGCCGACGGCGAGGACGCCACAGCAGGCGCGGGAACGGAACTCGTCTACGACGCCGGCGAGGTCGAGCGCGTCGAACCCACGGGCTGTCCCGAGGGGACCAGCGTCGAGGTGACAGAACTCTTCGCGAACACGCCTGCCCGCCGGAAGTTCCTGAAAACGACGGCGACGGAGTTCGCCCACGTCAACCGTATCGTCACCCGCTACGCGCTGGCGAATCCCGACGTGGCGATCTCGCTGACTCACGACGACCGCGAGGTGTTCGCCACGACGGGCCAGGGCGACCTGCAGGCCGCCGTCCTCGCCGTCTACGGCCGCGAGGTCGCCTCCTCGATGATTCCGGTTGAGGCAACCGGTGACGAACTCCCGCCCGGCCCCCTCGAGTCCGTCTCCGGGCTCGTTTCCCACCCCGAAACCAACCGCTCGAGTCGCGAGTACCTCGCGACGTACGTCAACGACCGCGCCGTCACCGCGGATGCGATTCGCGAGGGGATCATGGGTGCCTACGGCACGCAACTCGGTGGGGATCGCTATCCGTTCGTCGTCTGCTTTCTCGAGGTGCTCGGCGAGGCCGTCGACGTGAACGTCCACCCGCGCAAGCGTGAGGTGCGCTTCGACGACGACGATGCGGTCCGCCGGCAAGTCGACTCGGCGGTCGAGAGCGCGCTGCTCGAGCACGGACTGCTTCGCTCTGGGGCACCCCGTGGCCGGTCTGCACCGGATGAAGCACAGATCACCCCTCACCAAACTGCGACTGCTGAGACGACCAGCCAGGAGTCGCTCCCAACGGAGTCAGCGCCGCCGACGGAGCAAGGCGGCGCGGACGCAGACTCGAGCACTGGTTCGGACGCGGAGTCTGACTCCGACTCGACCTCGCCAACCGACTCAGCGGTGAGTGGAGACACGACGGCAGCCTTGAGCGAGACTGCCGATGAGCCGGAGTCAGCGGACGCTGACAACTCGGCAACTGCGACGGCGTCACGCGCTGATCGGACGCCGGAGACGACATCGACGGCAGCCACAGAGCCACCAGTCACAGATTCGACAGCTACGGACTCGACAGTTGCAGATCCGGAAGTTGCGGACTCGACAGCCACAAAGCCAACAAAGGCGGCGACATCCGGGCTCGAGTCGGACTCAGCCTCGGAATCCGAACCGGAACTTGACTCGAGCCGAAAGTTCGACGGGCCAACCGAACAGCAAACGCTCGCTGGGGACGAACCGGCGAGCGAGGCGGGCGAGTTCGACTCGCTGCCGTCGATGCGCGTACTCGGGCAACTACACGACACCTACCTCGTCTGTGAACTGCCCGACGGACTCGCACTGATCGACCAACACGCCGCCGACGAGCGGGTGAACTACGAACAACTGCGAGCGGCGTTCGAAGACGAGCCGGCTGCTCAGGCGCTGGCCTCGCCGGTCGAACTCGAGTTGACGGCGCTCGAGGCCGCGGCGTTCGAAGATGCCGTTGACGCCCTCGAGCGACTCGGTTTTTACGCGAATCGCGTCGACGACCGAACCGTTGCGGTGACGACCGTCCCGGCAGTGTTTGCAGAAACGCTCGAGCCGGCAACCCTGCGGGACGTTCTGACGTCGGTTATCGATGGCGACCACGAGGCGGGCGCGGAAACGGTCGACGCACTGGCTGATGAGTTCCTTGGCGACCTGGCCTGCTATCCGTCGGTGACTGGCAACACCTCGCTCACGGAGGGCTCGGTCGTCGACCTGCTGTCAGCACTGGACGACTGTGAGAATCCGTACGCCTGCCCGCACGGTCGGCCGGTGATCGTCCGGATTGACGGCGACGAACTCGAGGATCGGTTCGAACGGGACTATCCCGGCCACGATGCCTCCCACTATCGCTGA
- a CDS encoding response regulator — MTNSDESAQHAFELRRHLGVIHSQATLLEDEAFGPITADQRDALEEIIAASLALTGETATTVEPAVEGYVTDHDAQILEESPSELASPVTPTEIVLALDRDDEFVDLLARQFERAGYTTQSVTEAAELPALLERPEPQHLVLDCRFPSGPFLESLERTINATDGETAVTLVSTVVAPLMNADRGGDADTDAGTNADGDADTNVDTDQVSVAPAGAGPLQGLAGILSPTVSVRTLEALFEARFGLTAALLEADTTVAVVGDVDERFLETLEAVTDCGHSNERDAYVSSRALSMVDPAAVDCVFLTSEAVDRTDDATLAAFRRPTDDEATPVVVVDELPVETAERPDDADNEWLPIRGYRTPRATPLTATELAAVVLTVIEPTPDTE, encoded by the coding sequence ATGACCAACTCGGACGAGAGCGCCCAGCACGCATTCGAACTTCGCCGTCATCTGGGGGTTATCCACTCGCAGGCGACGCTGCTCGAGGACGAAGCATTTGGGCCGATCACCGCTGACCAACGCGATGCCCTCGAGGAGATCATCGCAGCGTCGCTGGCACTGACCGGCGAGACCGCGACCACGGTTGAGCCTGCTGTCGAGGGATACGTTACCGACCACGACGCACAGATTCTCGAGGAGTCCCCGTCCGAGCTAGCGTCACCAGTGACTCCGACAGAGATCGTGCTTGCGCTGGACCGCGACGATGAGTTCGTCGACTTGCTGGCGAGACAGTTCGAACGGGCTGGATACACGACACAGAGTGTCACAGAGGCTGCTGAACTACCAGCACTGCTCGAGCGGCCGGAGCCACAGCATCTCGTCCTTGACTGTCGGTTCCCGTCTGGGCCATTCCTCGAGTCACTCGAGCGAACAATCAACGCAACGGACGGTGAGACGGCAGTGACGCTCGTTTCGACCGTCGTTGCACCACTGATGAACGCGGACAGAGGCGGCGATGCAGACACGGACGCAGGTACGAATGCGGACGGAGACGCGGATACAAATGTGGACACAGATCAGGTCTCTGTCGCACCAGCCGGAGCAGGGCCGCTGCAGGGACTCGCTGGCATCCTCTCACCAACTGTTTCGGTGAGAACTCTCGAGGCGCTGTTCGAAGCGCGGTTCGGGCTGACCGCTGCGCTACTTGAGGCTGACACGACAGTTGCCGTTGTCGGCGATGTCGACGAGCGGTTTCTCGAGACGCTTGAGGCAGTGACGGATTGCGGACACTCGAACGAACGGGATGCCTACGTCTCTTCCCGTGCACTCTCGATGGTCGATCCGGCAGCTGTCGACTGTGTCTTTCTCACTAGCGAGGCCGTCGACCGAACCGACGACGCGACGCTGGCTGCGTTTCGCAGACCGACTGATGACGAAGCGACTCCAGTCGTCGTTGTCGATGAGTTGCCGGTCGAGACGGCGGAGCGACCGGACGACGCGGACAACGAGTGGCTGCCGATTCGCGGCTATCGAACGCCGCGAGCGACGCCGTTGACAGCAACCGAACTCGCAGCAGTAGTACTGACAGTGATTGAGCCGACTCCAGACACCGAATGA
- a CDS encoding response regulator transcription factor codes for MTHQILIAEDDEPIIEILRYRLESDTFDVEAVTDGDDCWETLEAAEELPDALLLDVMMPGLDGFTVLKRIRDDSRYDDLVVILVTGRGLEEDVVRGFELGADDYVMKPFSPSEIAVRLKRSLR; via the coding sequence ATGACCCACCAGATCCTGATCGCCGAAGACGATGAACCAATCATCGAAATTCTTCGCTACCGACTCGAGTCCGATACATTCGACGTCGAAGCCGTTACCGACGGCGACGACTGCTGGGAGACCTTAGAGGCAGCCGAGGAATTGCCCGACGCGCTCTTGCTCGATGTGATGATGCCAGGGCTCGACGGCTTTACGGTTCTCAAACGGATCCGCGATGATTCGCGTTATGACGACCTCGTCGTGATTCTCGTCACCGGACGCGGCCTCGAGGAAGACGTCGTTCGTGGATTCGAACTCGGTGCAGATGACTACGTCATGAAACCGTTTAGCCCGTCCGAAATAGCTGTTCGCCTCAAGCGCTCGCTCCGATAA
- a CDS encoding HEAT repeat domain-containing protein produces the protein MVLLTIFVVIVAICLFVGLFTLALSIARYWFDRREDATRPELRPKLFAYLEEPGPDAAAWYDSLSISEQYVVRRQILEYLRRLEGSDHRKFVALSAALGLDDRAVSLCTRRSEFNTLRGLIWLTLLKQSMPTEFLRRHCMATSETRAAAARLLCAVDEETTGMDGTALLLQDGEQSLSVYGLDTLYQLNRSDSTPLLSKAAADASWWNDRLLLQCLTVLSHCQSAERTEQFAWLPPLLEDESPQIRAGALLAFARQGWRGAFRDHVVVEQVLSDPEPLVRTAGYELLGQWGDSNALEWLRYGAYNDPDDRSRLAAARTLLGHGYTLASMPPAETDAGRTIAWAKRERRSRRRIATGWS, from the coding sequence ATGGTCCTGCTGACGATTTTTGTTGTGATCGTCGCTATCTGTCTGTTCGTCGGGCTGTTCACGCTCGCCCTGTCGATTGCACGATACTGGTTTGACCGCCGCGAGGACGCCACTCGTCCCGAACTTCGTCCGAAACTGTTCGCTTACCTCGAGGAGCCAGGTCCGGACGCAGCGGCATGGTACGACTCGCTCTCGATCAGCGAGCAGTACGTCGTTCGCCGCCAAATCCTCGAGTATCTGCGGCGACTCGAGGGGAGCGATCATCGCAAGTTCGTCGCGCTGTCGGCCGCGCTTGGACTCGATGACCGCGCTGTGTCGTTATGTACGCGCCGCTCGGAGTTTAATACGCTTCGCGGACTGATTTGGTTGACGCTGCTCAAGCAGTCGATGCCCACGGAATTTTTGCGCCGACACTGCATGGCAACCTCGGAGACGCGCGCGGCTGCCGCACGATTGCTCTGTGCTGTCGACGAGGAAACGACTGGCATGGACGGCACTGCGTTACTCCTTCAAGACGGAGAGCAATCGCTGTCGGTGTACGGACTCGATACGCTCTATCAACTCAACCGCTCAGATTCGACGCCGTTGCTGTCGAAGGCGGCAGCCGACGCGAGTTGGTGGAACGACCGGTTGCTGTTGCAGTGTCTGACCGTTCTCTCACACTGCCAGTCTGCTGAGCGAACCGAGCAGTTCGCGTGGCTTCCACCCCTGCTCGAGGATGAGTCGCCACAGATACGGGCCGGCGCGTTGCTGGCGTTCGCACGGCAGGGCTGGCGCGGTGCGTTCCGCGACCACGTCGTCGTCGAACAGGTCCTTTCTGATCCCGAGCCACTGGTTCGAACGGCTGGCTACGAACTGCTCGGCCAGTGGGGAGACAGCAATGCACTCGAGTGGCTGCGCTATGGTGCCTACAATGATCCGGACGACCGCTCGCGACTCGCTGCCGCCCGGACGCTACTCGGACATGGATACACGCTTGCGAGTATGCCACCTGCCGAGACCGATGCCGGTCGAACGATTGCGTGGGCCAAACGTGAACGCCGATCTAGACGGAGGATTGCAACCGGATGGTCGTAG